The nucleotide sequence CTCGTCCGCAATCTCCACGCGCAGGAGCCGTCGGCTCTTGGGGTTGAGTGTGGTCTCCCAGAGCACCTTGGGCATCATCTCACCGAGTCCCTTGAAGCGTGTGATG is from Luteitalea sp. and encodes:
- a CDS encoding DNA topoisomerase IV subunit B yields the protein ITRFKGLGEMMPKVLWETTLNPKSRRLLRVEIADEILTDRVINELMGRDASARFRFIMERAEEAQELDV